A stretch of the Halomonas sp. BDJS001 genome encodes the following:
- a CDS encoding UDP-glucose dehydrogenase family protein, with protein MHISVFGTGYVGLVAGACLADVGHQVTCMDVNAERIEQLNGGDVPIFEPGLSTIVAHNIAAGRLRFTTDAAQAVASGELLFIAVGTPPDEDGSADLRYVLEVARTIGQHMDSYKLVIDKSTVPVGTAEKVQAVINDALQQRGESLAFDVCSNPEFMKEGAAIEDFTRGARIIVGTESERVKSRMQECYAPYNRNHEKLMFMSVRAAELTKYAANAMLATKISFMNEIANLAERLEVDVEDVRRGIGSDPRIGYHFIYPGCGYGGSCFPKDVQALERAARQLGYTPELLSAVESVNLRQKQTLFTKLQDNLGNLSGKTIAVWGLAFKPNTDDMREAPSRTLMEALWQAGAKVQAFDPEAIAECRRIYGERDDLMLAGDRIQAVKGADALVICTEWKEFRSVDFDWLADQLAEKIVIDGRNLYTPSAVEEAGLRYIGVGRKSN; from the coding sequence ATGCATATCAGTGTATTCGGAACCGGTTATGTCGGTCTTGTGGCAGGCGCTTGCTTAGCCGATGTTGGCCATCAAGTCACCTGTATGGATGTTAACGCTGAGCGGATTGAACAGCTTAATGGCGGCGACGTACCGATTTTTGAGCCAGGGCTAAGTACCATCGTTGCCCACAACATAGCGGCGGGCCGTTTACGCTTTACCACCGATGCTGCTCAAGCGGTAGCCAGTGGTGAACTGCTATTTATCGCGGTGGGAACGCCGCCCGATGAAGATGGCAGTGCCGATCTTCGCTATGTGCTAGAGGTGGCGCGCACGATCGGCCAGCATATGGATAGTTATAAGCTGGTGATTGATAAATCTACCGTGCCCGTGGGAACCGCCGAGAAAGTCCAAGCCGTTATCAATGATGCACTTCAACAGCGCGGCGAATCACTCGCGTTTGACGTCTGTTCGAACCCAGAGTTTATGAAAGAAGGTGCCGCGATCGAGGACTTTACCCGCGGCGCGCGGATTATCGTCGGCACCGAAAGCGAACGCGTGAAATCACGTATGCAAGAGTGCTACGCCCCCTACAATCGCAACCACGAAAAACTGATGTTTATGAGCGTGCGGGCCGCCGAACTCACCAAATACGCCGCCAACGCCATGCTCGCCACCAAAATCAGCTTTATGAACGAGATCGCCAACCTTGCCGAAAGGCTTGAAGTGGATGTGGAGGACGTACGGCGTGGTATTGGCAGCGACCCCCGTATTGGTTACCACTTTATCTATCCAGGCTGTGGTTACGGTGGTTCCTGTTTTCCCAAAGATGTCCAGGCGCTAGAGCGTGCTGCGCGTCAGCTAGGCTATACGCCGGAACTGCTCAGCGCCGTCGAGTCAGTGAATTTACGCCAAAAACAAACGCTGTTCACAAAATTGCAAGATAACTTAGGCAATCTAAGTGGTAAGACCATCGCTGTGTGGGGCTTGGCCTTTAAACCCAACACGGATGATATGCGTGAAGCCCCAAGCCGCACGTTAATGGAAGCGCTCTGGCAAGCAGGTGCCAAGGTGCAGGCGTTTGACCCTGAGGCAATAGCGGAGTGTCGGCGCATCTATGGCGAACGGGATGACCTAATGCTGGCCGGCGACCGTATCCAGGCAGTCAAAGGCGCAGATGCGCTGGTGATCTGCACTGAGTGGAAAGAGTTTCGAAGTGTCGATTTTGATTGGCTAGCCGACCAGTTGGCTGAAAAAATCGTCATCGATGGGCGTAATTTGTACACGCCCAGCGCTGTTGAAGAAGCAGGTTTGCGGTACATAGGGGTGGGGAGAAAGAGCAATTAA
- a CDS encoding nucleoid-associated protein, producing MPLLQSIVHRLDPTLDGERLTLTAAPAPSPSDDTVMASLVGALNDTYNTKPKGWGRFAEEGEQAGPLAMWLRDYLADNKSFAELSVDLAERLAKQLQEQLSVSGYLVISHQRQGDTETLLMALVHQREGIGINDDHHAVPAAQLNTSQLTLAARINLTQWQSDAPNAQYVSFLKDRGGKKLAEGLVALLGMEEGVDAPAETRTLLKAFSDYVEKEDYDDEVSREKTDTLVDYANEQLRRGEPMTLEELSGLVDEQQPKAFYEHIRNADYGLSPEIPPDKRTLSQFRRFTGRAGGVSISFDSHLLGSSIEYDATQDRLIIKQVPKQLREQLTKKD from the coding sequence ATGCCGCTACTGCAAAGTATTGTGCACCGCCTAGACCCGACCCTTGACGGTGAGCGATTGACGCTGACCGCCGCACCTGCCCCTTCGCCCAGTGACGACACGGTAATGGCGAGCCTGGTGGGTGCGCTCAACGATACCTACAACACCAAGCCCAAAGGCTGGGGGCGCTTCGCTGAAGAGGGTGAGCAGGCCGGGCCGCTGGCTATGTGGCTGCGTGATTATCTGGCGGACAATAAGAGCTTTGCTGAGTTGTCAGTAGACTTAGCTGAGCGGCTTGCCAAGCAGCTTCAAGAGCAGCTGTCGGTAAGTGGTTACTTAGTGATCAGCCACCAACGCCAGGGCGATACCGAAACGCTGCTGATGGCTTTGGTGCACCAGCGGGAAGGGATTGGCATTAATGATGATCACCACGCGGTGCCCGCCGCCCAACTCAATACCAGCCAGCTCACTCTGGCGGCGCGCATCAACCTCACCCAGTGGCAGAGCGATGCGCCGAATGCACAGTATGTGTCGTTCTTAAAAGATCGCGGCGGAAAGAAGCTCGCCGAAGGCTTGGTCGCGCTGCTGGGGATGGAAGAGGGTGTCGATGCCCCGGCGGAAACTCGTACGCTGCTCAAAGCGTTTAGCGACTACGTCGAGAAAGAGGATTATGACGACGAGGTGAGTCGTGAAAAAACCGATACGTTGGTGGATTACGCCAATGAGCAGCTGCGCCGCGGCGAGCCGATGACTCTGGAAGAGCTGTCCGGGTTGGTGGACGAACAGCAGCCAAAAGCCTTTTACGAGCATATTCGTAACGCCGATTACGGGCTCTCACCAGAGATCCCCCCCGATAAACGCACCTTAAGCCAGTTCCGTCGTTTTACCGGGCGCGCCGGTGGCGTCTCCATTAGTTTTGATTCGCACCTGTTGGGCTCAAGCATCGAGTACGACGCCACACAGGATCGTCTGATTATCAAGCAAGTGCCCAAACAGTTAAGAGAGCAGCTTACCAAGAAGGATTGA
- a CDS encoding serine hydrolase domain-containing protein gives MRATALLVSFAVISLLPTTYATANEPSADALQALDRQTRQLDRVHSVVVAYDGEIIHELHQGGPGVASPANIKSLSKTVLAAITGAAIEAGIVESAEQPMVALLGDHLPSGTDPRVNEITVAHLLAQQAGLERTSGGNYSAWVASANWVNDAITRPFVDAPGGRMLYSTGTSHLLSAALTHASGESTHALAQRLLGDPLNITIRPWLRDPQGIYFGGNDMQLSPRALIEVGELYRNDGIVFNEAGDEQRILPEGWVEESWQPRGTSRWTGDGYGYGWFITQLAGEDVYYGRGYGGQALFVIPEREMTVVITSDPNPPSPGGQFQQQLNRLVEGLLIESSQ, from the coding sequence ATGCGCGCTACTGCTTTGCTTGTTTCGTTTGCCGTTATTTCGTTGTTACCCACCACCTATGCCACAGCGAATGAACCTTCTGCAGACGCTCTCCAGGCGCTAGATCGCCAAACCCGCCAACTAGACCGCGTACATAGTGTGGTAGTGGCCTACGATGGTGAGATTATTCATGAGTTGCACCAGGGTGGGCCGGGGGTGGCCTCGCCTGCCAACATTAAGTCGCTGTCCAAAACCGTGCTGGCTGCCATTACCGGGGCAGCGATTGAAGCGGGCATCGTTGAATCCGCTGAACAACCTATGGTGGCGCTACTTGGCGATCATCTGCCGAGCGGCACCGACCCGCGTGTTAATGAAATCACCGTTGCGCACCTACTCGCCCAGCAGGCAGGGCTAGAACGAACGTCAGGCGGCAATTACAGCGCCTGGGTCGCCAGCGCTAACTGGGTGAATGATGCCATTACCCGCCCTTTTGTGGATGCCCCCGGTGGGCGGATGCTCTACTCCACCGGCACAAGCCACTTGCTTTCCGCTGCGCTCACCCACGCCAGCGGCGAGTCGACCCATGCCCTTGCCCAGCGCCTATTGGGAGATCCGCTTAATATCACCATTCGCCCCTGGCTACGCGACCCGCAAGGGATCTACTTTGGCGGCAATGATATGCAGCTCTCGCCGCGAGCACTGATAGAGGTGGGCGAGCTGTATCGGAATGATGGCATCGTCTTTAATGAGGCAGGAGACGAACAGCGCATTCTGCCAGAGGGCTGGGTAGAAGAATCATGGCAGCCGCGCGGCACATCACGCTGGACTGGCGACGGATACGGCTATGGTTGGTTTATTACCCAGTTGGCGGGCGAAGATGTGTACTACGGGCGCGGATATGGCGGCCAGGCGCTGTTCGTTATTCCCGAGCGTGAAATGACCGTGGTAATCACTTCAGACCCGAACCCTCCCTCGCCCGGCGGGCAGTTCCAGCAGCAGTTAAATAGGCTGGTAGAAGGTTTGCTAATAGAAAGTAGTCAGTAG
- the fliD gene encoding flagellar filament capping protein FliD → MASITALGVGSGLDLNGLVEQLKAAEKQKLVPILQQQSAQKTKISAYGRLESAMDRVQTSIAKLNDASTFKQQKSTVTGDGVLATAGETANAGRYEVTVTQLARSGSAASNSVALDQELTATDTTLTLEFGAGGTQTSYDVTISAGSTLADVRDQINADKESGVTASIVNDGTGYRLALSSKETGQDASLEGFSGLASLTMDAATQRSGQNAELNVNGIAITSKTNRVEEAIQGVTLDLTAVSGNPVTLVIERDEASLKEAINDFVKNYNEMKSTVGRMTAYNGEGETSGELVGDRTVRTIEDRLRRDITDNLGTGDITRLSQLGIAIDEKGRLKVDEDKLDDAVANNPEGLTAFFAGDSKEGGFAGRLNATLEAITAEDGIIQSSVTSAEQRVDSLDVRKLRMEASIERSTERYRKQFGQLDGLIAQMNSMSSYLSQQFDMLGNMQKK, encoded by the coding sequence ATGGCTTCGATAACTGCACTTGGTGTGGGCTCTGGGCTGGATTTGAATGGTTTGGTAGAACAGCTTAAAGCGGCCGAAAAGCAAAAGCTTGTACCCATTTTACAGCAGCAAAGTGCTCAGAAAACCAAAATTTCAGCTTATGGGCGCCTTGAATCAGCAATGGATCGCGTGCAAACCTCCATCGCTAAGCTTAATGATGCTTCTACGTTTAAGCAGCAAAAAAGCACCGTGACGGGTGACGGCGTGCTGGCGACCGCAGGCGAAACCGCTAACGCAGGGCGTTATGAAGTCACCGTTACCCAATTGGCACGTTCTGGCAGCGCTGCTTCCAACAGTGTAGCGTTAGACCAAGAGCTAACCGCAACCGATACGACGCTGACGCTTGAGTTTGGTGCTGGCGGTACCCAAACAAGCTACGACGTGACTATTTCAGCAGGCAGTACGCTGGCGGATGTTCGTGACCAAATCAACGCGGATAAAGAGTCTGGCGTCACTGCTTCTATCGTTAATGACGGCACTGGATACCGTTTAGCGCTGAGTTCAAAAGAGACAGGCCAAGATGCGTCACTGGAGGGCTTCTCAGGCTTGGCATCGCTGACCATGGATGCAGCTACCCAGCGTTCAGGTCAGAACGCTGAGTTGAATGTTAATGGCATTGCTATTACCAGTAAAACCAACCGCGTTGAAGAGGCAATCCAAGGCGTAACGCTTGACCTTACAGCTGTCTCTGGAAACCCTGTAACGCTGGTGATTGAGCGCGATGAAGCTTCGCTGAAAGAAGCAATTAATGATTTCGTTAAAAACTACAACGAAATGAAGTCCACCGTTGGCCGAATGACCGCCTATAACGGCGAAGGCGAAACATCAGGCGAGCTGGTGGGTGACCGCACCGTGCGCACCATTGAAGACCGCCTACGCCGGGATATCACAGACAACCTCGGAACGGGCGATATTACACGCCTTTCTCAACTGGGTATTGCCATTGATGAGAAGGGACGACTTAAGGTCGATGAAGATAAGTTAGACGATGCAGTCGCCAACAACCCTGAAGGTCTAACTGCCTTTTTTGCAGGTGACTCCAAAGAGGGCGGCTTTGCAGGGCGGCTAAATGCAACGCTTGAAGCCATCACTGCTGAAGATGGCATTATTCAGAGCTCGGTGACTAGCGCTGAACAGCGGGTTGATAGCCTGGATGTGCGCAAGCTGCGTATGGAGGCAAGTATCGAGCGAAGCACCGAGCGTTACCGCAAGCAGTTTGGGCAATTGGATGGCTTGATCGCTCAGATGAACTCAATGAGCAGCTACCTCTCTCAGCAGTTTGACATGCTGGGTAATATGCAGAAAAAGTAA
- a CDS encoding exopolysaccharide biosynthesis protein has translation MHNRNEDSNLMDLISSIERMEQDASRVSVDDVVHAVGRRSFGPLLLVAGLITLTPIIGDIPGMPTLMAALVLLVSVQLLAGSEAFWLPRWLLKRSLSRRKFNKGIQLMKKPARWIDGLLRVRLPWLTGYIGIRVTAAICLLIALAMPPMEFIPFSANGAGLALTLLGLGLVARDGIALLLGFALFGATCAFITMNLI, from the coding sequence ATGCATAACCGCAACGAAGACTCGAATTTAATGGATCTAATTAGCTCGATTGAGCGTATGGAGCAGGATGCTTCGCGGGTCAGCGTTGACGATGTTGTTCACGCCGTTGGGCGGCGCTCGTTTGGGCCGCTGCTGTTAGTTGCCGGGCTAATCACGCTCACCCCGATCATTGGCGATATACCCGGTATGCCGACCTTAATGGCCGCATTGGTTCTGCTGGTTTCCGTGCAGTTGCTAGCGGGAAGTGAGGCGTTTTGGCTGCCTCGCTGGTTGCTAAAACGCTCTCTTTCCCGTCGAAAGTTTAATAAAGGCATCCAGCTGATGAAAAAGCCTGCCCGCTGGATTGATGGACTATTGCGGGTGCGGTTACCTTGGCTGACGGGCTATATCGGCATTCGAGTGACTGCCGCGATTTGTTTATTGATCGCGCTGGCAATGCCGCCGATGGAGTTTATTCCCTTTTCGGCCAACGGTGCTGGGCTGGCGCTGACGCTACTGGGGCTAGGTTTGGTTGCCCGCGATGGCATTGCGCTGTTACTGGGGTTTGCGCTATTCGGCGCCACCTGCGCCTTCATCACGATGAACCTGATATAA
- a CDS encoding TerB family tellurite resistance protein, with protein MLNAITDFFQRTLAQPEQRENQALTLELATAALLCEIIRADYDTSEEELAALRTMLTERYRLSESDVEELMSLAQAEVDEAVDHYQFVSLIKEHYNYDQRCELVAQMWQLAWADGNVDPLEEHRIRRLADLLYVSHSDFIRTKLHVEERNNHDA; from the coding sequence ATGCTGAATGCCATTACTGATTTCTTCCAGCGCACGCTGGCGCAGCCTGAACAGCGTGAAAACCAAGCGCTGACCCTGGAGCTCGCTACCGCCGCACTGCTATGTGAAATCATCCGCGCCGACTACGATACCAGCGAAGAAGAGCTTGCTGCCCTGCGTACTATGCTTACTGAGCGCTATCGGTTAAGCGAAAGCGATGTGGAAGAGCTAATGTCACTTGCTCAAGCGGAAGTGGATGAAGCCGTCGATCACTACCAGTTCGTGAGCCTGATCAAAGAGCACTATAACTACGACCAGCGCTGTGAGCTGGTCGCGCAAATGTGGCAGCTGGCCTGGGCCGATGGCAATGTCGACCCCCTAGAGGAGCATCGAATTCGTCGCTTGGCGGACTTGCTTTACGTTAGCCACAGCGATTTTATCCGTACCAAACTGCACGTAGAGGAGCGCAATAACCACGATGCATAA
- the fliD gene encoding flagellar filament capping protein FliD, protein MAAITSLGIGSGLDLNGLLEQLKTAEQAKLEPIAQQIKSEQTQISAYGQLKSALEQFQSSAEALNDGSSFESLTTNVEGSAVGAVSSNEAQPGQYEVEVNQLATASSLVTERLETAVESIVTGEQSLDFTIADGNLTTITIPDGSSLEDMRDAINEQSDGRLNASIINDGEGYRLSVNATDTGADASIESTNFSDILAAGVATSDAQVVQAGQDAAFNVNGIDIVSPTNQVEGAIQGVTLNLAEAGATSTVTVEQDDEAIREQVTAFVDDFNTLKETITTLTAFDPETGQAAGLNADATTRAVEREIRQTISAVVGGDGFNVLSDIGISLQVDGKLKIDENKLDNIVATQPDQLANFFAGDSEEGGMAGQIASALEGLVGTGGRLESAVSSSESRVSSLEDRFATTESRIEQTVERYRTQFQAMDGMVAQMNQTSAYLTQQFATLGQQNQN, encoded by the coding sequence ATGGCTGCTATTACATCACTAGGCATCGGTTCTGGCTTGGATCTGAACGGCTTGCTGGAGCAATTAAAAACGGCAGAACAAGCGAAGCTTGAGCCCATTGCGCAGCAGATTAAGTCTGAGCAAACGCAGATATCTGCCTATGGTCAGCTTAAAAGTGCGCTTGAGCAGTTTCAAAGTTCTGCTGAGGCCCTCAACGATGGTTCGTCATTCGAGAGCTTGACAACCAATGTCGAGGGCAGCGCCGTTGGTGCTGTTAGCAGCAATGAGGCCCAGCCAGGCCAGTACGAAGTCGAGGTCAATCAGTTAGCTACCGCCAGTAGCTTGGTGACGGAACGTCTAGAAACAGCAGTGGAAAGTATAGTGACGGGCGAACAGTCTTTAGATTTTACTATCGCTGATGGCAACCTGACCACGATTACTATCCCTGACGGCAGTTCTCTTGAAGATATGCGTGACGCCATTAATGAGCAGAGCGATGGCCGCTTAAATGCCTCCATTATCAATGATGGCGAAGGTTATAGGCTTTCCGTTAATGCCACCGATACCGGCGCAGACGCGAGTATTGAAAGCACTAATTTTTCTGACATTCTAGCCGCTGGCGTCGCAACCTCCGACGCACAGGTAGTTCAAGCAGGCCAGGATGCGGCGTTTAACGTCAATGGAATCGATATCGTTAGCCCCACCAATCAAGTGGAAGGTGCAATTCAAGGCGTTACCTTGAATCTTGCTGAGGCTGGCGCGACGAGCACTGTAACCGTTGAGCAGGATGATGAAGCTATTCGCGAGCAGGTCACCGCTTTTGTTGATGATTTCAACACGCTCAAAGAGACCATCACGACTTTGACAGCCTTTGACCCAGAGACGGGTCAGGCGGCAGGATTGAATGCCGATGCAACCACTCGGGCTGTTGAAAGAGAGATTCGCCAAACAATCAGTGCAGTTGTCGGTGGAGATGGCTTTAACGTGTTATCTGATATTGGTATTTCACTTCAAGTAGATGGCAAGCTAAAGATTGACGAAAATAAGTTAGATAACATTGTTGCTACTCAGCCAGACCAGCTAGCCAATTTTTTTGCAGGCGATAGCGAGGAAGGTGGTATGGCTGGTCAAATAGCTTCAGCGCTTGAGGGTCTTGTCGGTACAGGTGGTCGGCTTGAAAGTGCCGTTAGCTCATCTGAAAGCCGTGTTAGTTCGTTGGAAGACCGTTTTGCGACCACTGAAAGCCGCATTGAGCAGACCGTTGAGCGTTATCGCACGCAGTTTCAAGCAATGGACGGTATGGTCGCGCAAATGAACCAAACCAGCGCCTATTTGACTCAGCAGTTTGCAACGCTGGGCCAGCAAAACCAAAATTAA
- a CDS encoding YqhA family protein yields the protein MSNPISTPPPKPPESQNDWERRIETALWNSRFLVMLAVVPSLLGSLMLFIVGTVDIFKVVADVMSYYLLGGTQDIHDSLVPDIIIAVDIYLIAIVLLIFGLGVYRLFVSRIDQAEESNLRHPFNVASLDQLKDKIARVVILAVIIEFFRAVVDIRFATPLEAIYLALSVLALAAALYLMSLGHKGE from the coding sequence GTGTCCAACCCGATTTCAACGCCGCCGCCAAAGCCCCCAGAGAGCCAGAATGATTGGGAGCGCCGCATTGAAACGGCGCTATGGAACTCACGCTTTTTGGTGATGCTCGCGGTCGTGCCCAGCCTATTGGGATCGTTAATGCTGTTTATCGTTGGCACTGTCGATATTTTCAAGGTGGTCGCCGACGTAATGAGTTACTACCTATTAGGGGGCACCCAGGACATCCACGACAGCCTAGTGCCCGATATCATTATTGCGGTGGATATCTACCTGATCGCCATCGTACTGCTAATTTTCGGCTTGGGGGTTTACCGCTTATTCGTTTCCCGCATCGATCAAGCCGAAGAGAGCAATTTGCGTCACCCCTTTAATGTCGCCTCGCTAGACCAGTTGAAAGATAAAATCGCCCGGGTGGTGATTCTGGCAGTGATTATTGAGTTTTTCCGCGCCGTGGTCGACATTCGCTTTGCCACGCCCCTGGAAGCCATCTATTTAGCGCTTTCTGTCCTGGCGCTGGCAGCCGCGCTCTATTTGATGAGCCTGGGCCATAAAGGTGAATAA